One Calditrichota bacterium DNA segment encodes these proteins:
- a CDS encoding 30S ribosomal protein S21: MPHVKIRDGEPFERGFRRFTKLCEKCGLLSEIRRHQRFVKPSEARKRKSASARRKIRKLMRIQQLMMTR; the protein is encoded by the coding sequence ATGCCTCACGTCAAGATTCGCGATGGCGAACCGTTCGAGCGTGGTTTTAGACGGTTCACCAAACTGTGCGAGAAGTGCGGACTCCTTTCGGAAATCCGCCGGCACCAGCGATTTGTGAAGCCGTCGGAGGCCCGCAAGCGCAAGTCTGCTTCGGCCCGGCGCAAGATCCGCAAACTGATGCGGATTCAGCAACTTATGATGACCCGGTAG
- a CDS encoding CvpA family protein, producing MTSFDITILVIVAGFGLWGFMRGFICEIFEIAGVILGMLGGRRFGPVLAPKLPAVIPDLIRPVVGALLVSLAIFFAVKLIGWLVGKLLARGPLKLPNRIGGAAIGIAKGGMIVALALMLAAMTPYYAQIEKARPSSPLLDLSLKASRPVIRKYQELILRQVAGQIERAASDILVPPATTPLGSVPTSASAATPTNTPPHNISSLLQGLSEQDQRELRKLLADTSLRNIDIGRLDVEELTRRLKSARQSSAVPR from the coding sequence ATGACGTCCTTCGACATCACCATCCTGGTGATCGTAGCGGGCTTCGGCCTGTGGGGCTTTATGCGCGGCTTCATTTGCGAGATTTTCGAGATCGCCGGGGTTATACTCGGGATGTTAGGCGGGCGCAGGTTTGGCCCGGTGCTGGCGCCGAAACTGCCGGCCGTTATTCCCGATCTCATCCGGCCGGTGGTGGGAGCGCTTCTGGTCAGCCTCGCGATCTTCTTTGCCGTCAAACTGATCGGCTGGCTGGTCGGGAAACTGCTGGCTCGGGGACCTCTCAAACTTCCCAACCGTATCGGCGGTGCCGCGATCGGCATCGCCAAGGGCGGAATGATCGTCGCGCTGGCACTAATGCTCGCCGCGATGACTCCTTACTATGCTCAGATCGAGAAGGCTCGGCCCTCTTCACCACTCCTCGATCTGAGCCTCAAAGCATCCCGGCCGGTTATCAGGAAGTATCAGGAACTGATCCTGCGTCAGGTAGCCGGGCAGATCGAAAGGGCTGCTTCCGACATCCTCGTTCCGCCGGCAACGACGCCGTTGGGATCTGTCCCGACTTCGGCTTCGGCTGCTACACCTACCAACACCCCTCCGCACAACATCTCTTCACTTCTTCAGGGTCTATCCGAGCAGGATCAGCGAGAATTGCGCAAACTGTTGGCCGATACGTCGCTACGCAACATCGACATCGGCCGGCTCGATGTCGAAGAACTGACCCGCAGATTGAAGTCGGCACGGCAAAGTTCAGCGGTGCCGCGATAG
- a CDS encoding endonuclease MutS2 has product MDVRTLAALEFDTLLSALEGYAESEPAKASLRSLRPFRRASEARTELERIEEIRDLIGCGSSYPGGGVADVRLFLKRAAVAGSSLEAEELLALLQNLRTHSTTRKLLDREKSRLPRVYDLTRLLEPLPDIESAVERAISSEGAVRDSASPELARLRRELHVQMETLRSRLTALVARLSRQGILREEGFSIREGRYVLPVRSDAMGKIKGIVHDRSATGGTLFVEPSSLIESGNNLRELELAERDEVRRILKELTALVRKSADQIEINLQAMTALDILWAKARLAGRLEATPPEIADAGPLRIVGARHPLLTLQGREVVSLSLDLGEDYSTLVISGPNSGGKSVALKCTGLIALMAGSGLPVPALPGTRVPLYRDVIADIGDQQSLKDDLSTFTAHTARLKEILDRADDRTLVLIDEMGAGTDPQEGASLSIAALETLTGRMVPVVVTTHHGALKAFAHTTPGCANGSMEFDRTSLRPTYRFLPQLPGSSYALDIALRAGLPEDIIGRARQLLGTERSELEDLIAALGEKIRRYDSLTVDETRRREELSSRESAVREREEQLRRQARDAKVKAAEELEELLKEARRTVEATVRELREKNADRTTIKSAQETLQRLRTEAKFNLGLPVIDIPQPPSRAPDQATLPAARPIAVDDWVKVDGSITGQITAISAHGERLCVAAGSVQLWVTRARVEPVEPPETTARVSRLTALPEVPFELDVRGLDAAEALDRVDRYIYDGYMNGRGRLGIVHGKGLGILSQHIRKHLKSHTLVKSFRFGEYGEGDYGVTIVELKE; this is encoded by the coding sequence ATGGACGTCCGGACGTTAGCCGCACTCGAGTTCGATACCCTTCTAAGTGCCCTGGAGGGTTATGCCGAAAGCGAACCTGCGAAGGCATCGCTAAGATCGCTGCGCCCCTTCAGGCGCGCTTCCGAAGCCCGCACGGAACTTGAACGAATAGAAGAAATCCGAGACCTGATTGGCTGCGGCAGCAGCTATCCGGGCGGCGGCGTGGCCGATGTCCGGCTCTTCCTGAAGCGCGCCGCTGTCGCCGGTAGTTCCCTCGAAGCCGAGGAACTGCTCGCTCTCCTGCAAAATCTCCGCACTCATTCGACCACCCGCAAACTGCTGGATCGTGAAAAGTCCCGACTGCCGCGCGTCTATGACCTGACCCGGCTGCTCGAACCGCTCCCCGACATCGAATCTGCAGTCGAACGGGCTATATCGAGCGAAGGCGCAGTGCGCGACTCGGCATCGCCGGAACTGGCGCGCCTCAGGCGGGAACTGCACGTTCAGATGGAGACCTTGCGCAGCCGGCTGACGGCTTTGGTTGCCCGCCTCTCCCGGCAAGGGATACTGCGCGAGGAAGGCTTCTCGATACGCGAGGGCCGTTATGTCCTGCCGGTTCGATCCGATGCGATGGGAAAGATCAAGGGCATCGTCCATGACCGCTCGGCGACCGGCGGGACGCTCTTCGTCGAGCCGTCGTCGCTCATCGAATCTGGCAACAACCTGCGCGAACTTGAACTTGCCGAGCGTGACGAAGTGCGCCGCATCCTCAAGGAACTAACCGCATTGGTGCGCAAATCGGCGGACCAGATCGAGATCAATCTGCAGGCGATGACGGCGCTCGACATACTTTGGGCGAAGGCGCGACTTGCGGGTCGGCTCGAAGCAACGCCGCCGGAGATTGCCGATGCTGGACCGCTCAGGATCGTAGGCGCCCGGCATCCGCTGCTGACGTTGCAGGGACGCGAGGTGGTTTCGCTTTCACTCGATTTAGGCGAAGATTATTCCACTCTCGTCATATCGGGTCCCAATTCGGGCGGCAAGAGTGTCGCTCTCAAATGCACCGGCTTAATCGCGCTGATGGCGGGCAGCGGACTGCCCGTTCCGGCGCTGCCGGGGACGCGCGTGCCGCTCTATCGCGACGTCATTGCCGATATCGGCGATCAGCAATCGCTGAAGGACGATCTTTCGACTTTCACGGCGCATACGGCAAGGCTAAAGGAAATCCTCGATCGTGCCGACGACCGGACGCTCGTCCTCATCGACGAAATGGGCGCCGGCACCGATCCGCAGGAGGGCGCCTCGCTTTCGATAGCAGCACTCGAGACCTTGACCGGTCGAATGGTCCCGGTGGTGGTAACGACCCATCACGGTGCCTTGAAGGCTTTTGCCCATACGACGCCCGGCTGCGCCAACGGCTCGATGGAGTTCGACCGGACTTCGCTCCGGCCAACCTACCGTTTTCTACCTCAATTGCCTGGCTCAAGTTATGCACTCGATATTGCGCTCAGAGCCGGTTTGCCCGAAGATATTATAGGCCGCGCGCGGCAGTTGCTCGGCACCGAGCGCTCTGAACTCGAAGACCTCATCGCAGCACTTGGCGAGAAAATCCGACGCTATGACAGCCTTACCGTCGATGAGACCCGTCGCCGCGAAGAACTGTCGTCCCGCGAGTCAGCCGTGCGCGAACGTGAGGAGCAACTCCGCAGGCAGGCGCGGGACGCTAAAGTGAAGGCGGCCGAGGAACTCGAAGAACTGCTGAAGGAGGCGCGCCGGACGGTTGAAGCGACCGTCCGGGAATTGCGCGAAAAGAACGCCGACCGGACGACTATAAAGTCGGCTCAGGAAACCTTGCAAAGACTGCGAACTGAAGCCAAGTTCAACCTTGGTCTTCCGGTGATAGATATCCCTCAACCACCCTCGCGAGCGCCGGATCAAGCGACGCTGCCTGCTGCACGGCCTATTGCTGTCGATGACTGGGTGAAGGTGGACGGGAGCATCACCGGGCAGATTACGGCGATCAGTGCGCACGGCGAAAGGCTCTGCGTAGCGGCTGGATCGGTCCAATTATGGGTCACCAGGGCGCGGGTCGAGCCGGTAGAACCGCCCGAAACGACGGCCCGGGTGAGTCGTCTTACGGCGCTTCCTGAAGTACCGTTCGAACTCGACGTCCGCGGGCTCGATGCGGCGGAAGCACTGGATAGGGTAGATCGCTACATTTACGACGGCTATATGAACGGCCGGGGGCGTCTTGGCATCGTTCACGGCAAAGGCTTGGGCATCCTATCGCAGCATATCCGAAAGCATCTGAAAAGCCACACGCTGGTCAAATCCTTTCGCTTTGGGGAATATGGTGAAGGCGACTACGGCGTTACAATTGTCGAATTGAAGGAATAG
- a CDS encoding carboxypeptidase regulatory-like domain-containing protein codes for MSSALCKLCVPAALASLVISGCTWDPPHSNPLDPDNYRYQPAGGLTVVVVDRATGSPLLGADVRLPELDRASASDSIGKARFDRVRSGEWLVTAERRADGGLAPFALDSLRLTIADGGARVDTFRLAALTPPHGRLSFGVRTLLRQPIVGASVMLDELGRFAFTDLNGIAYFDEVPVGRHWVRAFRQGEKGSPVYARDSVEVVIEQARLTTAELQLDALPIFLSQRVNSLTFQNRANEDPIYQIHIKANVTDPDGLQHIRSVIWRLYDRADNELDFDTLFFQQDSGWKAEEPGARFPTGKPDGVLALPFVLEAYDASGNYARSEKEYLARVIKRVPELSLIQPEPRPEFDWSYSWTFTFDTTASFNYLVRVTDASTGQTVYNRLVPPAEAPHNSHRSEVTLSPGVPYLWEVWALDLLGNRSRSPRRGLSFEG; via the coding sequence ATGTCATCAGCACTCTGCAAATTATGCGTTCCGGCCGCTCTCGCTTCGCTTGTCATCTCTGGATGCACCTGGGACCCACCCCATTCCAATCCGCTCGACCCGGATAACTACCGTTATCAACCGGCCGGTGGTCTCACGGTCGTTGTGGTCGATCGCGCGACCGGCAGTCCGTTGCTCGGTGCCGATGTCCGACTGCCCGAGTTGGACCGGGCATCAGCATCCGACAGCATCGGCAAAGCACGTTTTGATCGGGTTCGGTCCGGCGAATGGCTGGTCACTGCCGAGCGACGTGCCGATGGCGGGTTGGCGCCGTTTGCACTTGACTCGCTGCGCCTGACGATCGCAGATGGTGGCGCGCGCGTCGATACCTTCCGACTGGCAGCCTTAACACCGCCTCATGGCAGGCTCTCTTTTGGGGTTCGCACCTTGTTGCGACAACCCATCGTGGGAGCTTCGGTGATGCTCGACGAACTGGGACGCTTTGCCTTCACCGACCTCAATGGAATCGCCTATTTCGACGAGGTGCCGGTCGGCCGGCATTGGGTGCGTGCTTTTCGGCAGGGCGAAAAGGGGAGCCCGGTCTATGCTCGCGACTCGGTCGAAGTCGTGATCGAGCAAGCTCGCCTCACCACCGCCGAACTGCAACTCGACGCCCTCCCGATCTTCCTCTCGCAGCGCGTCAACTCGCTCACCTTTCAGAATCGCGCCAACGAAGACCCCATTTATCAAATTCACATCAAGGCCAACGTTACCGATCCGGACGGCCTGCAGCATATTCGGAGTGTCATCTGGCGGCTCTACGACCGCGCTGACAACGAACTTGACTTCGACACCCTGTTCTTCCAGCAGGATTCAGGCTGGAAAGCCGAAGAGCCGGGGGCGCGATTCCCAACCGGCAAGCCTGACGGCGTCCTGGCTCTCCCTTTCGTTCTGGAGGCTTACGACGCTTCGGGCAACTACGCCCGCTCCGAGAAAGAGTATCTGGCGCGGGTGATCAAGCGGGTGCCCGAATTATCGCTTATCCAACCCGAGCCGCGGCCGGAGTTCGACTGGTCCTATTCCTGGACCTTCACTTTCGACACCACCGCATCGTTCAACTATCTCGTCCGGGTAACCGATGCCAGCACCGGTCAGACGGTCTATAACCGGCTCGTTCCGCCGGCTGAAGCCCCGCATAACTCCCATCGCAGCGAAGTGACTCTCAGCCCCGGCGTGCCCTATCTGTGGGAAGTCTGGGCGCTCGATTTGCTCGGAAATCGCTCGCGGTCACCGCGCCGCGGCCTCTCGTTTGAGGGCTAA
- a CDS encoding GAF domain-containing protein — protein sequence MNPIPPPLTEIRPPGSSGPAAPITRQRDVGKLLDTVLGLAVELMNADRGAVVLQERGTLTVVASRNLPPESARSLTEVSTSVVRQAIDSATPVLVHDVLADSRYGQQASVVLHQITSVVCAPMFIADHVAGAIYLDSRLSRQRFTDENLDYVDIFAKMAAIALDYALSYSELFGERQRLQTEVQERWRFEEIVGRSPRMQEVFNLMRRVMNSDISVLLEGESGTGKELVARALHYNSPRRERLFVTQFCGNLAESLLESELFGHKKGSFTGAIADKKGLFEIADGGTFLLDEIADISPTIQTKLLRVLQDGEIRRVGDTESRRVNVRIISATNKSLKAEVDAGRFREDLYYRLNVLSIHLPALRERTGDIPLLAQHFLKVTALKTGTPVKRMTPRALQAMANYHWPGNVRELENTIERAHL from the coding sequence ATGAACCCAATCCCACCACCACTAACCGAAATCCGACCTCCCGGCTCGAGCGGTCCGGCGGCGCCGATAACGCGGCAGCGCGATGTTGGGAAATTGCTCGACACCGTTCTCGGCCTGGCTGTCGAACTGATGAATGCAGATCGCGGTGCTGTCGTCCTTCAGGAGCGCGGAACGCTTACCGTTGTCGCTTCGCGAAACCTGCCGCCGGAAAGTGCGCGCAGTTTGACTGAAGTCTCAACCAGCGTCGTCCGACAGGCCATAGACTCGGCGACGCCGGTTCTCGTTCACGACGTCCTGGCCGATTCGAGATACGGTCAGCAGGCATCGGTGGTCCTGCACCAGATCACTTCGGTAGTCTGCGCACCGATGTTCATTGCCGATCACGTCGCCGGAGCGATCTACCTCGATAGCCGTCTATCCCGCCAGCGCTTCACCGACGAGAACCTCGACTATGTCGATATCTTCGCCAAAATGGCGGCGATAGCACTCGACTATGCCCTTAGTTATAGCGAACTCTTCGGCGAGCGGCAGCGGCTCCAGACGGAGGTGCAAGAGCGCTGGCGCTTTGAGGAAATCGTCGGTCGCAGCCCGAGGATGCAGGAGGTCTTCAACCTGATGCGGCGAGTGATGAACTCCGACATCTCGGTGCTGCTCGAAGGCGAGAGCGGAACCGGCAAGGAACTGGTCGCCCGCGCCTTGCATTATAACAGCCCGCGTCGCGAGCGGCTCTTTGTCACCCAATTCTGCGGCAACCTCGCAGAATCGCTGCTGGAATCGGAACTCTTCGGGCATAAGAAAGGCTCCTTCACCGGCGCTATAGCGGATAAGAAGGGCCTCTTTGAGATCGCCGATGGCGGGACATTTTTGCTCGACGAAATCGCCGACATTAGCCCGACCATTCAGACTAAATTGCTCCGCGTTCTTCAGGACGGTGAGATCCGTCGGGTCGGCGACACCGAATCGCGGCGCGTCAACGTCCGGATTATCTCAGCGACAAACAAGAGCCTCAAGGCTGAGGTCGATGCCGGGCGCTTCCGCGAAGACCTCTACTACCGCCTGAACGTCCTCTCCATCCACCTCCCGGCGCTGCGCGAGCGAACCGGCGATATACCCCTTCTGGCTCAGCACTTCCTGAAAGTAACCGCCCTTAAGACCGGCACACCGGTCAAGCGAATGACACCTCGAGCCTTGCAAGCAATGGCCAACTACCACTGGCCCGGCAACGTCCGGGAACTCGAAAATACCATCGAGAGGGCGCATCTT